From a single Candidatus Delongbacteria bacterium genomic region:
- a CDS encoding PorV/PorQ family protein, protein MRLTQILALCTAVLALSQSAFAQVKAGTVTATFLELPVSARGMGMADALLPIANDVSALYFNPAGLTLVENWTAGFTHVELPVDTRQDWVGAARTFDNLGLSAGISLTHLYTDQMDETTPAAPEGTGRTFNWTNTALGLTVAKRLTDKFSAGLTVKYVNQSAMEFNSDGWAADVGTYYDTGWKSLKVAMIIANFGPDMTFFNEKEDPLPILFKFGMSMDLMGTPTDENYLLGAFEFGHPSDNVEQINLGLEYAFKQSFFMRIGKKINGITRDTWDDFQQDAGKDPYLEYPLLSLDGLTLGTGFMLDTSSGALQFDVAYAPNKYLEDLFMLTMSLKR, encoded by the coding sequence ATGCGACTGACCCAGATCCTGGCCCTTTGTACAGCGGTGCTTGCCCTGTCCCAGAGTGCCTTCGCCCAGGTGAAAGCCGGCACGGTGACCGCCACTTTCCTCGAGCTGCCGGTGAGCGCGCGGGGCATGGGCATGGCCGATGCTCTGCTGCCCATCGCCAACGATGTGTCCGCGCTGTACTTCAATCCGGCGGGGCTGACCCTGGTGGAGAACTGGACGGCGGGATTCACCCATGTGGAACTGCCCGTTGATACGCGTCAGGACTGGGTGGGTGCCGCACGTACCTTCGACAACCTGGGCCTGAGCGCGGGCATCTCCCTGACTCACCTGTACACCGACCAGATGGACGAAACCACACCCGCTGCCCCCGAAGGCACGGGCAGGACCTTCAACTGGACCAATACCGCCCTGGGTCTGACCGTGGCCAAGCGTCTCACCGACAAGTTCAGCGCCGGCCTGACCGTGAAGTACGTCAACCAGAGCGCGATGGAATTCAATTCCGATGGCTGGGCCGCCGACGTGGGCACCTACTACGACACGGGCTGGAAGTCCCTGAAGGTGGCCATGATCATCGCCAACTTCGGGCCCGACATGACCTTCTTCAACGAGAAGGAAGATCCCCTGCCGATCCTCTTCAAATTCGGCATGTCCATGGATCTGATGGGCACCCCAACCGACGAGAATTACCTGCTGGGAGCCTTCGAATTCGGGCATCCCTCCGACAACGTCGAGCAGATCAACCTGGGCCTGGAGTACGCTTTCAAGCAGAGCTTCTTCATGCGCATCGGCAAGAAGATCAACGGGATCACCCGTGATACCTGGGACGATTTCCAGCAGGACGCGGGCAAGGACCCCTATCTGGAATATCCCCTGCTTTCTCTGGACGGGTTGACGCTGGGCACGGGCTTCATGCTCGATACCAGCAGTGGTGCACTGCAGTTCGATGTGGCCTACGCCCCGAACAAGTACCTGGAAGACCTGTTCATGCTGACCATGTCCCTGAAGCGCTGA
- a CDS encoding right-handed parallel beta-helix repeat-containing protein: MKRYTPWLLGLLILIAGLGCDDNNGNQYDRTVTETFRTWRTEVVDSLVSGTWTLANSPYYVSSSVAVAAGQTLVIQPGVEVLFERNSSMYVEGTLTAIGTNASPIKFYPVILKEDYGLWQSLVFMPGSDASELKFAIVAYGAKFNNSDPYKNAAIVVDDSSPTIEHCMIYLNQYNGISFMHGALPRFRSNIVHENDGSGVVFDTTHVGTTQLLDWQGDSLFARNNVSRNSSLAFRFPVEMGELQWGVTIYDSVYVADTLNTIDTLVVLDNRFVLGENTYRNENRDKVDVLGNCMDDALFDELNADFQSFNSCSPCIEAGYDVTSAKRSDVGPVLYQASANELRKQIKNSTLTGTWRVTCDAFSSEDVTISPGARLEFAGFYGLEFNGNLNIDGATFDLAPESDWTVTPGTSLSDWRSLLIKPRTDDLSLAGTTQQITATISNSSFARGSESGFSGQNYIQNGGIIELRDTESYYIEGSPTLYRFDADIDLTVSGCDFDHTTYYSVAAHGPGSHATVENCTFTNNGLSALFAGNGASASFTGNRLDGCRFYGVFIYNTPQMALIENNLIMNCDVYGIKVQATPNASILQNTILFNGYGGIKVESQSNPVIRYNMVVGNDYSLSSTATGIVGNQIGASFDTNNPVIDQNWFHDNGAADESFPSNWDVGACNLENQDPQLQGSNWLPASGTIDCGGSVVSVGWNPGEN, from the coding sequence ATGAAGCGATACACACCGTGGCTGCTCGGCCTGCTGATTTTGATTGCGGGCCTGGGTTGCGACGACAACAACGGCAACCAGTACGATCGTACGGTGACCGAGACCTTCCGAACCTGGCGCACCGAAGTGGTGGACAGTCTCGTGTCCGGCACCTGGACGCTTGCCAACTCGCCCTACTATGTGTCCAGCTCCGTGGCTGTGGCCGCCGGGCAGACCCTGGTGATCCAGCCGGGCGTGGAAGTGCTCTTCGAGCGCAACAGTTCCATGTATGTCGAGGGCACCCTGACGGCCATTGGCACCAACGCCAGCCCGATCAAGTTCTATCCCGTGATCCTCAAGGAGGATTATGGACTCTGGCAGAGCCTGGTCTTCATGCCGGGCAGTGATGCCAGCGAGCTGAAGTTCGCCATCGTGGCCTATGGCGCCAAGTTCAACAACTCCGACCCCTACAAGAATGCCGCGATCGTGGTGGACGACAGCAGTCCGACGATCGAGCACTGCATGATCTACCTGAACCAGTACAACGGCATCAGCTTCATGCATGGCGCCCTGCCGCGCTTCCGCTCCAACATCGTGCACGAGAACGATGGCTCCGGTGTGGTGTTCGACACCACCCACGTGGGCACGACCCAGTTGCTGGACTGGCAGGGCGACAGTCTCTTCGCGCGCAACAACGTGTCACGCAATTCCTCGCTGGCCTTCCGCTTTCCGGTGGAAATGGGCGAGCTGCAGTGGGGCGTGACGATCTACGACAGCGTGTATGTGGCCGACACGCTCAACACCATTGACACCCTGGTGGTGCTTGACAACCGCTTCGTGCTTGGCGAGAACACCTACCGCAATGAGAACCGCGACAAGGTGGACGTGCTGGGCAATTGCATGGATGACGCGCTCTTCGACGAACTGAACGCCGACTTCCAGAGTTTCAACTCCTGCAGCCCCTGCATCGAGGCCGGGTATGACGTGACTTCCGCCAAGCGGTCCGATGTGGGGCCCGTGCTCTATCAGGCCTCGGCCAACGAACTGCGCAAGCAGATCAAGAATTCCACCCTCACCGGTACCTGGCGTGTCACCTGCGATGCGTTCAGTTCCGAGGACGTGACCATTTCGCCGGGAGCCCGGCTGGAATTCGCCGGCTTCTACGGCCTGGAGTTCAACGGCAACCTCAACATCGACGGTGCCACCTTCGACCTGGCCCCCGAGTCCGACTGGACCGTGACGCCCGGAACCTCTTTGTCCGACTGGCGCAGCTTGCTGATCAAACCACGTACCGACGACCTGAGTCTGGCGGGCACGACCCAGCAGATCACCGCCACCATCAGCAACAGCAGTTTCGCCCGTGGCAGCGAGTCCGGATTCTCGGGTCAGAACTACATCCAGAATGGCGGCATCATCGAACTGCGTGATACGGAGAGCTATTACATCGAAGGCAGCCCGACGCTCTACCGATTCGATGCCGACATCGATCTGACTGTCAGCGGCTGCGATTTCGATCACACCACCTACTACTCGGTGGCGGCCCACGGCCCCGGCAGTCATGCCACCGTCGAGAACTGCACTTTCACCAACAATGGTCTCTCGGCTCTGTTCGCCGGCAATGGCGCCAGCGCCTCCTTCACGGGCAATCGTCTGGATGGCTGTCGGTTCTACGGGGTGTTCATCTACAACACTCCTCAGATGGCCCTGATCGAGAACAACCTGATCATGAACTGCGATGTCTACGGCATCAAGGTTCAGGCCACTCCCAACGCCAGCATCCTGCAGAACACCATCCTGTTCAACGGGTATGGCGGCATCAAGGTGGAAAGCCAGTCCAATCCCGTGATCCGTTACAATATGGTCGTGGGCAATGACTACAGCCTCAGCAGCACCGCCACCGGCATCGTGGGCAACCAGATCGGTGCCAGCTTCGATACCAACAACCCTGTGATCGATCAGAACTGGTTCCACGACAACGGTGCCGCCGATGAGAGTTTCCCCTCCAACTGGGACGTGGGCGCCTGCAACCTCGAAAACCAGGATCCCCAGCTGCAGGGCAGCAACTGGCTGCCGGCCAGTGGCACCATCGACTGCGGAGGCAGTGTGGTGTCGGTCGGCTGGAATCCCGGGGAGAACTAG